In a single window of the Streptomyces sp. NBC_00353 genome:
- a CDS encoding alpha/beta hydrolase produces the protein MLSRHRFDPELAAALVMMPEVDISDVDMARAAQAEQLAAVVAAADTTGVDVEEVSVPGPDGAPNLRLRIYRPQGVQGLLPAVYSIHGGGFVLGSPDVDHDWNLLLCRELAALVVSVDYRLAPEHPFPAPLEDCYAGLRWLAKNAGGTAVRADRIALWGDSAGAGLAAALTLLARDRGGPAVCFQHLCSPALDDRLETPSARLFTDTPVWNRRSARLSWDAYLGYGVRGTADVSPYAAPGRAGTVTLSGLPPAYVSVMEFDPLRDEGIDYARALLAASVPTELHLIPGTFHGAWAVEHAAVIQRATDEAITVLRRALGR, from the coding sequence TGATGCCCGAGGTCGACATCTCCGATGTGGACATGGCCCGGGCCGCGCAGGCGGAGCAGCTGGCCGCGGTGGTCGCGGCGGCGGACACGACGGGGGTGGATGTCGAGGAGGTCTCCGTACCCGGCCCGGACGGCGCACCGAACCTACGGCTGCGCATCTACCGGCCGCAGGGGGTACAGGGGCTGCTCCCCGCCGTCTACAGCATCCACGGCGGCGGCTTCGTCCTGGGTTCGCCCGACGTCGATCACGACTGGAACCTGTTGCTCTGCCGGGAGTTGGCGGCGCTGGTGGTCTCCGTCGACTACCGCCTGGCCCCCGAGCACCCCTTCCCCGCCCCACTGGAGGACTGCTACGCCGGGCTGCGCTGGCTGGCGAAGAACGCCGGCGGGACGGCCGTCCGGGCCGACCGGATCGCGCTGTGGGGCGACAGCGCCGGAGCCGGTCTCGCCGCCGCACTGACCCTGCTCGCCCGTGACCGCGGCGGGCCCGCGGTCTGCTTCCAGCATCTGTGCAGCCCCGCACTCGACGACCGGCTGGAAACCCCGAGCGCCCGGCTGTTCACCGACACGCCCGTGTGGAACCGGCGCAGCGCCCGCCTCAGCTGGGACGCCTATCTCGGGTACGGGGTACGGGGTACCGCAGACGTATCCCCTTACGCCGCCCCCGGTCGCGCCGGGACCGTCACCCTGTCAGGGCTGCCGCCCGCGTACGTCTCGGTCATGGAGTTCGACCCGCTGCGGGACGAGGGCATCGACTACGCCCGCGCCCTGCTGGCCGCGTCGGTACCCACAGAGCTGCATCTGATCCCCGGCACTTTTCACGGCGCGTGGGCCGTGGAGCACGCCGCCGTCATACAGCGCGCGACCGATGAGGCGATCACGGTGCTCCGCAGGGCGCTGGGGCGATGA
- a CDS encoding PucR family transcriptional regulator, which yields MKGLLLRLSALDADAATAVRVIAHFEALLGGGLDPVSLTRSTAALAGCAAGLELPDGRSARFGSAGVALPGAPEQVSGRVDLEPDGRVWLERPGAPGPFDELVLEWMAITARVLAGRPRQTRVPSAADPALVELVLSGREDASDRARALRLLGLDPEAPLRVAAVSGGPGADVGVEAVALLGRGSLHGIVRVAQVGSVGAVLVQRPIGYPAGSAPGDEPSGRTASPAAELRTALRERLRDRGPSRRSAHAIRVGVGGGADPLDARDSWAQARAALRFAGTGTPEEAVADHDELGPVALLADIPVDRLRAQADVRRLAKLECADRGGRSGHGSDLLDALAAFCRTGSLRQAATELHLHHSSVAARLAHVEDELGWRLRDPQDRFRAQLALYALRLSEDREGESEGDGHGGHGAGDGG from the coding sequence GTGAAGGGACTGCTGCTGCGGCTGTCGGCACTGGATGCGGATGCCGCCACCGCCGTCCGCGTGATCGCCCACTTCGAGGCGTTGCTCGGTGGCGGTCTCGATCCGGTGTCCCTGACCCGGTCCACCGCCGCGCTGGCCGGGTGCGCCGCGGGGCTGGAGCTGCCCGACGGCCGCTCGGCGCGGTTCGGTTCGGCCGGTGTCGCCCTGCCGGGCGCACCCGAGCAGGTATCCGGCCGGGTCGATCTGGAGCCGGACGGACGCGTCTGGCTGGAGCGGCCCGGTGCGCCGGGCCCGTTCGACGAACTGGTCCTGGAGTGGATGGCCATCACCGCGCGGGTGCTGGCGGGCCGGCCGCGGCAGACCCGGGTGCCCTCGGCCGCCGATCCGGCGCTCGTCGAGCTGGTGCTGTCCGGGCGGGAGGATGCCTCCGACCGGGCCCGCGCTCTGCGGCTGCTGGGCCTGGACCCCGAGGCGCCGTTGCGGGTGGCCGCGGTGTCCGGTGGCCCGGGGGCGGACGTCGGGGTGGAGGCGGTGGCGCTGCTGGGGCGCGGCTCGCTGCACGGCATCGTCCGAGTGGCGCAGGTCGGGTCCGTGGGCGCGGTGCTGGTACAGCGACCGATCGGTTACCCGGCCGGTTCCGCGCCCGGTGACGAGCCCTCGGGCCGTACCGCCTCACCGGCCGCGGAGCTCCGTACGGCCCTGCGTGAACGCCTCCGCGACCGGGGGCCGTCCCGCAGGTCCGCGCACGCGATACGTGTGGGAGTCGGCGGCGGCGCCGATCCGCTGGACGCGCGGGACTCCTGGGCACAGGCGCGCGCGGCCCTGCGGTTTGCGGGGACGGGCACCCCGGAGGAGGCGGTGGCCGACCATGACGAACTCGGCCCGGTCGCACTGCTGGCGGACATCCCGGTGGACCGGCTGCGCGCCCAGGCCGACGTACGGAGGCTGGCGAAGCTGGAGTGCGCTGACCGGGGCGGCAGGTCCGGGCACGGCAGCGACCTTCTGGATGCCCTGGCCGCCTTCTGCCGTACGGGCTCGCTGCGCCAGGCCGCCACGGAACTGCACCTGCACCACAGCTCGGTGGCCGCCCGTCTGGCGCACGTCGAGGACGAGTTGGGGTGGCGGTTGCGCGACCCGCAGGACCGGTTCCGCGCCCAACTCGCGCTGTACGCGCTGCGGCTGTCCGAGGACCGCGAAGGTGAAAGCGAAGGCGACGGACATGGCGGCCACGGCGCCGGCGACGGCGGATGA
- a CDS encoding ABC transporter ATP-binding protein, whose protein sequence is MGLPESREAPRSRGSVLLALRYYGRELARCPRLTVPAMLLPALGNIGINYIAPLVVAKLVGRIADDNGISIGSTLPYVLGFAGVLLFAETLWRIGFHCLNRVAALAIEHLYVIGMDELFAKDAAFFHDNFAGSLTKRVLSFASRFEEFIDTLTFSVVGSFVPLLFGSVVLWRYDPLLVVGLLAMIALTALCVVPLIRRRQALVKQREEAIARVSGHVADSLTNIDTVQAFAAQEREAAEHRSRVAQSRRLTLRSWDYGNLRIDTLVAPMSVLTNALGLLLAVTLGGGGHGVEAVVVAFTYYSNATRIMFEFNQIYRRLESSMTEAAQFTELLLTPPTVLDPASPEPLLSQAADVRFEQVNFAHGGGKPLFEGLDLAVPSGAKIGLVGRSGGGKTTLTRLLLRLTDIDAGRILIGGQDISRLRQADLRSLIAYVPQDPAMFHRTLRENLAFARPDATDAEIRRAAEAAHVTEFADALPDGFDTMVGERGVKLSGGQRQRVALARAILRDAPILLLDEATSALDSESEILVQEALWRLMDGRTALVVAHRLSTVATMDQLVVLDRGRIVEQGTHQELLASDGSYAKLWQHQSGGFLDGSPARADLR, encoded by the coding sequence ATGGGCTTACCTGAATCGCGCGAGGCTCCTCGGAGCAGGGGCTCGGTACTCCTCGCACTTCGTTACTACGGACGGGAGTTGGCCCGGTGCCCGCGGTTGACGGTGCCCGCGATGCTGCTGCCGGCGCTGGGCAACATCGGTATCAACTACATCGCGCCGCTGGTTGTCGCGAAGCTCGTCGGCCGAATCGCCGACGACAACGGTATCTCCATCGGTTCGACGCTGCCCTACGTTCTCGGCTTCGCCGGCGTCCTTCTGTTCGCGGAGACGCTGTGGCGTATCGGCTTCCACTGTCTGAACCGCGTAGCCGCCCTCGCCATCGAGCACCTGTACGTGATCGGCATGGACGAGCTGTTCGCCAAGGACGCCGCGTTCTTCCATGACAACTTCGCCGGGTCGCTGACCAAACGGGTCCTCAGCTTCGCCTCTCGCTTCGAGGAGTTCATCGACACGCTTACGTTCTCGGTCGTGGGAAGCTTCGTGCCGCTGCTGTTCGGGTCGGTGGTGCTGTGGCGCTACGACCCGCTGCTCGTAGTCGGGCTCCTGGCGATGATCGCACTGACGGCGCTGTGCGTGGTGCCCCTCATCCGTCGCCGCCAGGCGCTCGTCAAGCAGCGCGAGGAGGCGATCGCCCGGGTGTCGGGCCACGTCGCCGACAGCCTGACGAACATCGACACGGTCCAGGCGTTCGCCGCCCAGGAACGTGAGGCCGCCGAGCATCGGTCCCGCGTCGCGCAGTCGCGGCGGCTCACGCTGAGGTCGTGGGACTACGGCAACCTGCGCATCGACACACTGGTCGCGCCGATGTCCGTGCTGACCAACGCGCTGGGCCTGCTGCTCGCGGTCACGCTCGGCGGGGGCGGGCACGGCGTGGAGGCGGTCGTGGTCGCCTTCACGTACTACAGCAACGCGACGCGGATCATGTTCGAGTTCAACCAGATCTATCGCCGCCTGGAGAGCTCGATGACGGAGGCCGCGCAGTTCACCGAACTGCTGCTGACGCCGCCGACCGTGCTCGACCCGGCGTCGCCGGAGCCGTTGCTGTCCCAGGCCGCCGACGTCCGCTTCGAGCAGGTGAACTTCGCCCACGGGGGCGGGAAGCCGCTCTTCGAGGGCCTCGACCTGGCCGTGCCCAGCGGGGCGAAGATCGGTCTCGTCGGCCGGTCCGGCGGGGGCAAGACCACGCTCACCCGGCTGCTGCTCCGGCTGACGGACATCGACGCCGGCCGGATCCTGATCGGGGGTCAGGACATCAGCAGGCTGCGTCAGGCCGACCTGCGCAGCCTGATCGCCTACGTGCCGCAGGACCCGGCGATGTTCCACCGCACGCTGCGGGAGAACCTCGCGTTCGCCCGGCCGGACGCCACCGATGCCGAGATCCGCCGCGCGGCCGAGGCGGCGCACGTCACGGAGTTCGCCGACGCGCTGCCGGACGGCTTCGACACCATGGTGGGCGAGCGCGGTGTCAAGCTGTCCGGCGGACAGCGCCAGCGGGTCGCCCTCGCCAGGGCGATCCTGCGCGACGCGCCGATCCTGCTGCTCGACGAGGCGACCAGCGCCCTGGACTCCGAGAGCGAGATCCTCGTCCAGGAGGCGCTGTGGCGGCTCATGGACGGGCGGACGGCGCTTGTGGTGGCGCACCGGCTGAGCACGGTCGCCACCATGGACCAGCTCGTCGTCCTGGACCGCGGACGGATCGTCGAGCAGGGCACCCACCAGGAGTTGCTCGCGTCGGACGGTTCCTACGCGAAGTTGTGGCAGCACCAGTCGGGCGGCTTCCTCGACGGCAGCCCCGCGCGGGCCGACCTGCGCTGA
- a CDS encoding acyl-CoA dehydrogenase, with the protein MDSLLLSRRDLDFLLHDWLDVTALTRHPRYADHDRDTFDAVLDLSEAIATRHFAPHNKKNDAEEPRFDGERVHVIPEVGQALRVFAEAGLTGAAMDYEVGGQQLPTVVANACMSWFQAANVGTAAYPFLTVGNANLLLAHGSKEQVDTYVRPMVEGRFFGTMCLSEPQAGSSLADITTRAVPQDDGTYRITGTKMWISGGDHELSENIVHLVLARIPGGPAGVKGISLFIVPKLLVEPDGSPGERNDVVPAGLNHKMGYRGTTNALLNFGEGRHTPGGAPGAVGFLVGEAHHGLAYMFHMMNEARIGVGLGATALGYTGYLHALDYARTRPQGRPLTGKDANAPQVPIIEHADVRRMLLAQKSYVEGALALSLYCSRLLDEERTAEQEPGRARARLLLDVLTPIAKSWPSQWCLAANDLAIQVHGGYGYTREYNVEQFYRDNRLNAIHEGTHGIQGLDLLGRKVVTNGGAGLRLLLETISATVARATAGGGEAAELAASLEQAAARAGRTTAGLWSTGDPATALANASVYLEAVGHVVLAWIWLEQFLALKDGTDDFHEGKRQAARYFFRVELPRTGPQFDLLDSLDRTAADSRPEWF; encoded by the coding sequence ATGGACTCCCTGCTGCTCTCCCGCCGCGACCTGGACTTCCTGCTCCACGACTGGCTGGACGTCACCGCCCTGACCCGCCACCCCCGTTACGCCGACCACGACCGGGACACCTTCGATGCGGTACTGGACCTCAGTGAGGCCATCGCGACCCGGCACTTCGCCCCGCACAACAAGAAGAACGACGCCGAGGAGCCGCGCTTCGACGGCGAGCGGGTGCATGTCATCCCGGAGGTCGGGCAGGCGCTGCGGGTCTTCGCCGAGGCCGGCCTGACCGGCGCCGCGATGGACTACGAGGTCGGTGGGCAGCAACTGCCCACCGTGGTCGCCAACGCCTGCATGTCCTGGTTCCAGGCCGCCAACGTGGGCACCGCCGCGTATCCGTTCCTCACGGTCGGCAATGCCAACCTGCTCCTGGCGCACGGCAGCAAGGAGCAGGTCGACACCTATGTGCGGCCCATGGTCGAGGGCCGGTTCTTCGGCACCATGTGCCTCTCGGAGCCGCAGGCCGGCTCCTCGCTGGCCGACATCACCACCCGGGCGGTGCCGCAGGACGACGGTACGTACCGGATCACCGGTACCAAGATGTGGATCTCCGGCGGTGACCACGAGCTCAGCGAGAACATCGTCCACCTGGTGCTGGCCAGGATCCCCGGTGGGCCGGCGGGCGTGAAGGGCATCTCGCTGTTCATCGTGCCCAAGCTCCTGGTCGAGCCGGACGGCAGCCCGGGCGAGCGCAACGACGTGGTGCCGGCCGGCCTCAACCACAAGATGGGCTACCGCGGCACCACCAACGCCCTGCTCAACTTCGGCGAGGGCCGGCACACCCCGGGCGGCGCCCCGGGCGCCGTGGGCTTCCTCGTGGGCGAGGCCCACCACGGGCTGGCGTACATGTTCCACATGATGAACGAGGCCCGCATCGGCGTCGGGCTCGGAGCCACGGCGCTCGGCTACACCGGCTATCTGCACGCCCTCGACTACGCCCGCACCCGCCCGCAGGGCCGACCGCTGACGGGCAAGGACGCGAACGCCCCGCAGGTCCCCATCATCGAGCACGCCGACGTACGCAGGATGCTGCTGGCACAGAAGAGCTACGTGGAGGGCGCCCTCGCGCTCAGCCTCTACTGCAGCCGCCTGCTCGACGAGGAACGCACCGCCGAGCAGGAGCCCGGACGCGCACGCGCCCGGCTGCTGCTGGACGTCCTGACGCCCATCGCCAAGAGCTGGCCGTCGCAGTGGTGCCTGGCCGCCAACGACCTCGCCATCCAGGTGCACGGCGGCTACGGCTACACCCGCGAGTACAACGTCGAGCAGTTCTACCGGGACAACCGTCTCAACGCCATCCACGAGGGCACGCACGGGATCCAGGGACTGGACCTGCTCGGCCGCAAGGTCGTCACGAACGGCGGAGCAGGGCTGCGTCTGCTCCTGGAGACCATCTCGGCAACCGTCGCCCGCGCCACGGCGGGCGGCGGCGAGGCGGCCGAGCTGGCCGCGTCGTTGGAGCAGGCCGCGGCCCGAGCCGGGCGCACCACGGCCGGGCTCTGGTCGACCGGAGACCCCGCGACCGCCCTGGCCAACGCCTCCGTCTACCTGGAAGCCGTCGGCCACGTGGTGCTGGCCTGGATCTGGTTGGAGCAGTTCCTCGCGCTCAAGGACGGCACGGACGACTTCCACGAGGGCAAGCGACAGGCGGCCCGGTACTTCTTCCGCGTGGAACTACCGCGTACGGGACCTCAGTTCGACCTGCTCGACAGCCTGGACCGCACCGCGGCGGACAGCCGGCCCGAGTGGTTCTGA
- a CDS encoding SDR family oxidoreductase, translated as MTSLFSVSGKTALVAGGSRGIGLMIARGLVEAGARVYVSSRNAAACEEAARELSELGEVIALPADLSQEEECHRLAAEIAEREERLHILVNNAGATWGAPLDEFPVSGWDKVMDLNLRSPFLLTQALLPLLRKAGSHDDPARVINVGSIDGLHVNPLPTYSYAASKAGLHHLTRVLAKELGPQGITVNAIAPGPFESRMMAATLKAQGDAVVESAPLRRIGRPDDMAGVAVYLSSRAGAYVTGAVIPVDGGIGTTV; from the coding sequence GTGACCTCACTGTTCTCCGTCTCCGGCAAAACCGCCCTGGTCGCCGGAGGGTCCCGCGGTATCGGCCTGATGATCGCCCGAGGCCTGGTCGAGGCCGGGGCCCGGGTCTACGTCAGTTCCCGCAACGCAGCGGCCTGCGAGGAGGCCGCGCGTGAGCTCTCCGAGCTCGGCGAGGTGATCGCACTGCCCGCGGACCTGTCGCAGGAGGAGGAGTGCCACCGGCTCGCCGCGGAGATCGCCGAACGCGAGGAGCGGCTGCATATCCTGGTCAACAATGCGGGCGCGACCTGGGGTGCCCCACTGGACGAGTTCCCGGTCAGCGGCTGGGACAAGGTGATGGACCTCAACCTGCGCAGCCCCTTCCTGCTGACCCAGGCACTGCTGCCGCTGCTGCGCAAGGCCGGCTCCCATGACGACCCTGCACGCGTGATCAACGTCGGTTCCATCGACGGCCTGCACGTCAACCCGCTGCCCACTTACTCCTACGCGGCGAGCAAGGCCGGACTGCACCATCTGACCCGGGTGCTGGCCAAGGAACTCGGCCCGCAGGGCATCACCGTCAACGCGATCGCCCCCGGCCCGTTCGAGTCCAGGATGATGGCCGCCACGCTGAAGGCACAGGGCGACGCCGTGGTCGAGTCCGCTCCGCTGCGCCGGATCGGACGCCCTGATGACATGGCCGGCGTGGCGGTCTATCTCTCCAGCCGGGCCGGGGCGTACGTCACCGGCGCGGTGATCCCCGTCGACGGCGGCATCGGCACCACCGTCTGA
- a CDS encoding alpha/beta hydrolase family protein has protein sequence MTLFKDPGFNFNGLLALGAAGQGAGEVGEVLTAVNEINKAGPSAQTYTGTFKNLGDQLMVAPVASKAGTETTRLRALRASQYYGQALFFVLGSDDPGGEEGLYKSGRRGWDTFCRLSAPPPVTADVPFGRTPLPVWFFRPDDSGERRPTVILTNGSDGQNVDMWTYGVQAALERGWNALVYDGPGQGQLLFVDRVVFTPRWETVVTPLVDWLVARTDVDAGRIALTGLSMAGDLSPRAAAFENRIAALVAMPGVLAPWLGFPPEIRKILTPDKAETNNIWNKQVVPGLTPAEAATLKKRFEPFSVPAMLAARDGKMFTDFYTPAQLIKSLDITDVVGRIKMPTLVLDYDYEQFYPGQPRQMFDKLTSPKDYVKLTAATGAQLHCSPMAPQQHCEVVFDWLQETLPGR, from the coding sequence ATGACCCTGTTCAAGGATCCGGGGTTCAACTTCAACGGGCTTCTCGCACTCGGCGCCGCGGGCCAGGGTGCCGGCGAAGTGGGCGAGGTGCTCACCGCCGTGAACGAGATCAACAAGGCCGGGCCTTCCGCGCAGACGTACACCGGGACGTTCAAGAACCTCGGTGATCAGCTGATGGTGGCGCCCGTGGCGAGCAAGGCCGGGACGGAGACGACGCGCCTTCGCGCGCTGCGGGCATCGCAGTACTACGGCCAGGCGCTGTTCTTCGTCCTCGGCTCCGACGACCCCGGCGGTGAGGAAGGGCTGTACAAGTCCGGGCGCCGCGGCTGGGACACGTTCTGCAGGCTGTCCGCCCCGCCCCCGGTGACGGCGGACGTCCCGTTCGGGAGGACGCCGCTTCCTGTCTGGTTCTTCAGGCCGGACGACTCCGGCGAGCGACGCCCCACCGTGATCCTCACCAACGGCAGCGACGGTCAGAACGTCGACATGTGGACCTACGGCGTCCAGGCCGCCCTGGAGCGCGGCTGGAACGCCCTCGTGTATGACGGACCAGGTCAGGGGCAGTTGCTCTTCGTGGACCGGGTGGTGTTCACGCCGCGCTGGGAAACGGTCGTCACTCCCCTCGTCGACTGGCTGGTCGCCCGCACCGACGTGGACGCCGGGAGGATCGCCCTGACCGGGCTGAGCATGGCGGGCGACCTGTCACCGCGGGCCGCCGCCTTCGAGAACAGGATCGCCGCCCTGGTGGCGATGCCCGGCGTTCTGGCTCCGTGGCTGGGTTTCCCCCCGGAGATCCGGAAGATCCTCACCCCGGACAAGGCGGAGACGAACAACATCTGGAACAAGCAGGTCGTCCCCGGGTTGACTCCGGCCGAGGCCGCGACGTTGAAGAAGCGGTTCGAACCCTTCTCCGTGCCGGCGATGCTCGCTGCCCGTGACGGGAAGATGTTCACGGACTTCTACACCCCCGCCCAGCTGATCAAGTCGCTCGACATCACGGATGTCGTAGGGCGCATCAAGATGCCCACGCTGGTCCTGGACTACGACTACGAGCAGTTCTATCCGGGGCAGCCGCGACAGATGTTCGACAAACTGACGTCCCCCAAGGACTACGTGAAGCTCACAGCTGCGACCGGCGCGCAGCTGCACTGCTCCCCGATGGCCCCGCAGCAGCACTGCGAGGTCGTCTTCGACTGGCTGCAGGAGACGTTGCCCGGGCGCTGA
- a CDS encoding ATP-binding protein translates to MKPSRPLYERDPELAAAAQAVDALCGAQAVGGLLIFSGEAGIGKTALLAEIETLAADRCTVWSARGGETVTSVPFHVVRQLLQPGLDQFPPDEVKSLFGSWYEIAAPALGLAEPTGPQPDPQGVRDGIDWVVARLASRLSHRPLLLIIDDAHWADGESLAWLASFTARLGELPVLVVQAHRPDELAARKTEGGNGSGHPAQVRVALRALTPDATAELVRAALGDHADDPFCREVWAVTGGNPYEAVELVAKVQDRELPPLEESAGLLRELGASARGSGLVARLERLGTNANRFAWAAAVLGTDISQDLAATLAGMSPAEAADCTARLRDARIVSGFDPLEFVHPLIATAVYRSIPPATRTAMHGRAAWAIARAGLGAAAASRHLLEVHPDDDQELVEQLREAAGQHLAVGAPEAARRCLERALREPPRHQVRATLLYELGCATLLSSPPTTVQHLRAALDLPGLDDDVRVDATFRLAAALSHNNQLKEAALALAAEAGRTAPGPGQMRLQAAHFMWEGMQAAEDDGPGRSRRLARNADHLTGKDNAERALLTIRAFDAMLRGENSQLIVDLCERALVDGRPARGLGWTDTEWGFEFPTLVGITYAFTDQLDRAEELFSEAVRAFEISGWSGAHLAFAHTLLGLVHRRRGRLAEAEGFLREGLRLADRVGSGLPVHWDAACLLIDTLLARGRVSEARTIADRYHFGLPYPSAMVLPDAPCVRGRLLFAEGRTKEAVTELEAAGQALEPRGRFNGIWAPWAGDLARALADDDPARAAQLATSARVHAERFGTETAIGEALRCVSLFARPEDAQHLLADAVRHLEASPSAYEHALARFDYGVAIRSPKELARAQKLATACGAESLATRAHQARASIRSTE, encoded by the coding sequence ATGAAGCCGTCCCGGCCGCTGTACGAGCGCGATCCGGAACTCGCTGCCGCCGCACAAGCCGTGGATGCCCTGTGCGGCGCCCAGGCCGTCGGCGGGCTGTTGATCTTCAGTGGCGAGGCAGGCATCGGCAAGACCGCACTGCTCGCCGAGATCGAGACCCTGGCGGCGGACCGCTGCACCGTCTGGTCCGCGCGCGGCGGCGAGACGGTCACGTCCGTACCGTTCCACGTCGTACGCCAACTCCTGCAGCCCGGCCTCGACCAGTTCCCGCCCGACGAGGTGAAGAGTCTCTTCGGGTCCTGGTACGAGATCGCCGCGCCCGCCCTCGGGCTCGCCGAACCCACCGGCCCGCAGCCCGATCCGCAGGGTGTGCGGGACGGGATCGACTGGGTCGTCGCGCGGCTCGCCTCACGGCTGAGTCACCGTCCGCTGCTGCTGATCATCGACGACGCGCACTGGGCGGACGGCGAATCCCTCGCCTGGCTGGCCTCGTTCACCGCGCGCCTCGGCGAACTGCCCGTCCTGGTCGTCCAGGCGCACCGCCCGGACGAGCTGGCGGCGCGGAAGACGGAGGGCGGCAACGGCAGCGGACACCCGGCACAGGTCCGGGTCGCGCTGCGCGCCCTCACCCCCGACGCCACCGCCGAACTGGTCAGGGCGGCGCTGGGCGACCACGCCGACGATCCGTTCTGCCGCGAGGTGTGGGCCGTCACCGGCGGCAACCCGTACGAGGCGGTCGAACTCGTCGCCAAGGTGCAGGACCGCGAACTGCCGCCACTGGAGGAGTCGGCCGGACTGCTGCGCGAACTCGGCGCATCGGCCCGCGGCAGCGGACTCGTCGCCCGGCTCGAACGGCTCGGCACCAACGCCAACCGGTTCGCCTGGGCCGCCGCCGTCCTCGGCACCGACATCTCCCAGGACCTCGCCGCCACCCTCGCCGGGATGAGCCCAGCCGAGGCCGCCGACTGCACCGCACGGCTGCGCGACGCCCGTATCGTCAGCGGCTTCGACCCGCTCGAATTCGTCCACCCGCTGATCGCCACCGCCGTCTACCGCTCCATCCCGCCGGCCACCCGCACCGCCATGCACGGCAGGGCCGCCTGGGCGATCGCCCGGGCCGGACTGGGTGCCGCCGCGGCCTCCCGCCACCTCCTCGAAGTCCACCCGGACGACGACCAGGAACTGGTCGAGCAACTCCGTGAAGCAGCCGGCCAGCACCTCGCTGTCGGCGCACCCGAGGCCGCGCGCCGCTGCCTGGAGCGAGCCCTGCGGGAACCGCCGCGCCACCAGGTGCGCGCCACGCTGCTGTACGAACTGGGCTGCGCCACACTGCTCAGCTCCCCGCCCACCACCGTCCAGCATCTGCGTGCCGCCCTCGATCTGCCCGGACTCGACGACGACGTACGGGTCGACGCCACCTTCCGGCTGGCCGCGGCCCTCTCCCACAACAACCAGCTGAAGGAAGCCGCGCTCGCCCTCGCCGCCGAGGCCGGACGCACCGCCCCCGGCCCGGGTCAGATGCGCCTCCAGGCCGCGCACTTCATGTGGGAGGGCATGCAGGCCGCCGAGGACGACGGCCCCGGCCGCTCCCGTCGGCTCGCGCGCAACGCCGACCATCTCACCGGCAAGGACAACGCCGAACGCGCCCTGCTCACCATCCGCGCGTTCGACGCCATGCTGCGCGGCGAGAACTCCCAACTCATTGTCGACCTCTGCGAACGCGCCCTGGTCGACGGGCGCCCCGCCCGCGGTCTCGGCTGGACCGACACCGAATGGGGCTTCGAGTTCCCCACCCTGGTCGGTATCACCTATGCCTTCACCGACCAGCTCGACCGGGCCGAGGAACTCTTCAGCGAGGCAGTGCGCGCCTTCGAGATCTCCGGCTGGAGCGGCGCCCACCTCGCATTCGCGCACACCCTCCTCGGCCTGGTCCACCGCCGTCGCGGCCGACTGGCCGAGGCCGAGGGCTTCCTGCGCGAAGGGCTGCGGCTCGCCGACCGTGTCGGCAGCGGTCTGCCCGTCCACTGGGACGCCGCCTGCCTGCTCATCGACACACTGCTGGCCCGCGGCCGCGTCTCCGAGGCCCGCACGATAGCTGACAGGTACCACTTCGGGCTGCCCTATCCCAGCGCCATGGTGCTGCCCGACGCGCCGTGCGTCCGGGGCCGTCTCCTGTTCGCCGAAGGCCGTACGAAGGAGGCCGTCACCGAACTGGAAGCGGCCGGCCAGGCACTCGAGCCGCGCGGCAGGTTCAACGGCATCTGGGCCCCCTGGGCCGGCGATCTCGCCCGCGCCCTGGCCGACGACGACCCGGCCCGCGCCGCGCAACTCGCGACCTCGGCCCGGGTGCACGCGGAGAGGTTCGGCACGGAGACCGCGATCGGCGAGGCGCTGCGCTGCGTCTCGCTGTTCGCCCGCCCCGAGGACGCCCAGCACCTGCTCGCCGACGCGGTCCGGCACCTGGAGGCCTCCCCGTCCGCGTACGAACATGCCCTGGCCCGCTTCGACTACGGCGTCGCGATCCGCTCCCCGAAGGAGCTCGCCCGGGCGCAGAAACTTGCCACCGCGTGCGGCGCCGAATCGCTCGCCACCCGCGCCCACCAGGCACGGGCGTCGATCCGGTCAACGGAGTGA